A window of Microscilla marina ATCC 23134 contains these coding sequences:
- a CDS encoding MvdC/MvdD family ATP grasp protein, giving the protein MEVLIVTYSDDDEGINNVTEALQNKGANVYRFNTNYYPTQIQLASHYINNTEQVKIISEDVVHDLAKFDAVWYRRIRIGQELPEEMADEYKIPAIEESKTTFWGTLASWGIGKFVLDAVADIRRAENKQLQLKVANRLGLRIPATLITNSAQEVKAFAHNYSAVISKMQYAFSIYDGTEDEYKVYSHKWQPEELEDMTGLEFSPMIFQEYVEKECEFRVAIVGEQIFCGKIPSQQSTEGQADWRKDGSLIDDIEPCDLPASIQLKLLHLMDYFGLNYGAVDLIKTPEGKFVFLEVNPVGEFSWLDQAFNKKISEAIANVLLNRARRRNSPLNLY; this is encoded by the coding sequence ATGGAAGTGTTAATTGTCACATATAGTGATGACGACGAAGGTATCAACAATGTAACTGAAGCATTGCAAAATAAAGGAGCCAATGTATACAGGTTTAATACCAACTATTACCCCACCCAAATTCAGCTTGCCAGCCATTATATTAACAATACCGAACAGGTAAAAATCATCAGTGAAGATGTGGTACACGACCTGGCAAAGTTTGACGCAGTATGGTATAGACGCATCCGCATTGGGCAAGAGCTGCCCGAAGAAATGGCAGATGAGTATAAAATACCTGCCATAGAAGAATCAAAAACTACTTTCTGGGGTACCCTTGCCAGTTGGGGCATTGGCAAGTTTGTGTTAGACGCTGTAGCGGACATCCGACGTGCCGAAAACAAACAATTGCAACTTAAGGTAGCCAACCGCCTGGGTTTGCGCATTCCTGCTACCCTTATTACCAACTCGGCGCAAGAAGTAAAAGCTTTTGCCCACAACTATTCGGCGGTGATCTCAAAGATGCAATACGCTTTTAGCATTTATGATGGTACTGAAGACGAGTATAAGGTATATAGCCACAAGTGGCAGCCCGAAGAGTTGGAAGATATGACGGGGTTGGAATTTTCGCCTATGATTTTTCAGGAATATGTAGAAAAAGAATGTGAGTTTAGGGTGGCCATTGTAGGAGAACAGATTTTTTGTGGTAAAATACCCTCTCAACAATCTACCGAAGGGCAAGCTGACTGGCGTAAAGATGGGAGCCTGATAGATGACATAGAACCTTGTGACTTACCCGCCAGTATTCAGCTGAAGCTGCTTCACCTTATGGACTATTTTGGACTCAACTATGGGGCGGTAGATTTAATTAAAACTCCGGAAGGCAAGTTTGTATTTTTAGAAGTTAACCCCGTGGGTGAGTTTAGTTGGCTGGATCAGGCTTTTAATAAAAAAATATCCGAAGCAATTGCCAATGTCTTGCTCAACCGGGCTCGTAGACGTAATAGTCCACTCAACCTTTATTAA